A single window of Asticcacaulis sp. AND118 DNA harbors:
- a CDS encoding ligase-associated DNA damage response DEXH box helicase, with protein MTIPDAFQSWFTSQGWTLLPHQREMTARFDAGRSTLLTAPTGTGKTLAGFLGSLIHITQTRPNGLHTLYISPLKALNYDIERNVTAMIDALDLPVRVESRTGDTSQYRRQRQRAKPPHILLTTPESLMLLLSYPEAAQMFGNLQAVIIDEIHQVAASRRGDLIALALAQLEAFSPGYRRIGLSATVAEPDRFCDWLGRDGKPVAHLDSATLGLGGTAPEVSILPTKKPPPYNGFMAQYAVPEILGEIEKARTAIVFVNTRAQAELLFQFLWEANDEALPIAIYHASLTREMRLKTIAMMTQGKLRALVATSAIELGIDWGDVDLVIQVGAPKGVSRLLQRIGRSNHRVDVPSKAFLCPANRFEVLECEAAIAAIRARKLDGDMPLPGAQDVLAQFILNAACSAPVMPETLYAIVRTSWSYRDLTYASFETLFRFVVDGGYVLRNYDRWHRLTETERGWIPATPQIARRHRQNIGVIIEAGKLKVRRLHGRGGKYLGEIEEQFGQSMRPGDTFFFGGEVLAFERIHDMTLDARPSAAKEPMLPTYSGGQMPLSTFLADGVRGLLQTDEALNALPGPVRYWLTLQTRFSRLPDRQELLIESFPRGKLYTLVLYTFEGRRANQALGMLLSRRMERYELHPLSFTVTDYGLAINSLEQVTDGMTYDLFSADILADELEEWLADSPMLKRSFRRVATIAGLVEQNHNAARKTLKQVTFSTDLIYDVLRRYEPDHVLLKLARADAERELLDLDRLTDLILTFRNRIAFTDLPRPSPLSLPVILDVRTERLPGGGIEALLQQESAEAAAQRLITEVEDGLDD; from the coding sequence ATGACGATACCCGATGCCTTCCAGTCGTGGTTTACCTCGCAAGGCTGGACCCTGTTGCCGCACCAGCGGGAGATGACGGCGCGGTTTGACGCCGGACGATCCACGCTGCTGACCGCGCCCACGGGCACCGGAAAAACGCTAGCAGGCTTTTTGGGGTCCCTGATCCATATTACGCAGACGCGGCCAAATGGTTTGCATACGCTCTACATTTCGCCGCTGAAGGCGTTAAATTACGATATTGAACGCAATGTCACGGCCATGATCGACGCGCTGGACCTGCCCGTGCGCGTCGAAAGCCGCACCGGCGACACCTCGCAATACCGACGACAGCGCCAGCGCGCCAAGCCGCCGCATATCCTTTTGACCACGCCGGAATCGCTGATGCTGCTGCTGTCCTATCCGGAAGCCGCGCAGATGTTCGGCAACCTTCAGGCGGTGATCATCGACGAAATCCATCAGGTGGCGGCATCGCGTCGCGGCGACCTGATCGCCCTGGCTCTGGCGCAACTCGAAGCCTTCAGTCCCGGTTATCGCCGTATCGGCCTGTCGGCCACGGTAGCGGAGCCCGACCGCTTCTGCGACTGGCTGGGCAGGGATGGAAAACCGGTCGCGCATCTGGACAGCGCGACCCTGGGCCTGGGCGGCACGGCCCCGGAAGTATCGATCCTGCCCACGAAAAAGCCCCCGCCCTATAATGGTTTTATGGCGCAGTACGCCGTGCCGGAAATCCTGGGTGAGATCGAAAAGGCGCGCACGGCTATTGTCTTCGTCAATACCCGCGCGCAGGCCGAACTGCTGTTTCAATTCCTGTGGGAGGCCAATGACGAGGCCCTGCCCATCGCCATCTACCATGCCTCGCTGACCCGCGAGATGCGGCTGAAAACCATCGCCATGATGACGCAGGGCAAGCTGCGGGCGCTGGTCGCCACCTCGGCCATCGAATTGGGCATCGACTGGGGCGACGTCGATCTGGTGATACAGGTCGGTGCGCCCAAGGGCGTCAGCCGTCTGTTGCAACGCATCGGGCGCTCAAACCACCGCGTCGATGTGCCGTCGAAGGCCTTTCTCTGCCCGGCCAATCGCTTCGAGGTGCTGGAGTGCGAAGCGGCCATCGCCGCCATCCGCGCGCGCAAACTCGACGGCGATATGCCCCTGCCCGGCGCGCAGGACGTGCTGGCGCAGTTCATACTGAACGCCGCGTGCAGCGCGCCGGTCATGCCGGAAACGCTTTATGCCATCGTGCGCACGTCGTGGTCTTACCGCGACCTGACCTATGCGTCGTTCGAGACCCTGTTTCGTTTCGTCGTCGATGGCGGTTACGTGCTGCGCAATTATGACCGCTGGCACCGCCTGACGGAGACCGAACGGGGCTGGATACCGGCCACGCCGCAGATTGCGCGCCGGCACCGCCAGAATATCGGCGTCATTATCGAGGCTGGAAAGCTCAAGGTGCGCCGCCTGCACGGCCGCGGCGGCAAGTATCTGGGTGAGATCGAAGAACAGTTCGGCCAGTCGATGCGCCCCGGCGACACCTTCTTTTTCGGCGGCGAGGTGCTGGCCTTCGAGCGCATCCACGACATGACGCTGGACGCCCGCCCCAGCGCCGCAAAGGAGCCGATGCTGCCCACCTATTCCGGCGGGCAGATGCCGCTGTCGACCTTTTTGGCCGACGGGGTGCGCGGCCTGCTGCAAACCGATGAAGCGCTGAACGCCCTGCCCGGCCCGGTGCGCTACTGGCTGACGCTGCAAACCCGCTTTTCGCGCCTGCCCGATCGTCAGGAACTGCTGATCGAGAGCTTTCCGCGCGGCAAGCTGTACACGCTGGTCCTCTACACCTTCGAGGGCCGCCGCGCCAATCAGGCCTTGGGTATGCTCCTGTCGCGGCGCATGGAGCGCTATGAGCTGCATCCGCTCAGTTTCACCGTCACCGATTACGGACTGGCCATCAACAGCCTCGAACAGGTCACCGACGGCATGACTTACGATCTGTTTTCCGCCGACATTCTGGCCGACGAACTGGAGGAATGGCTGGCGGATTCGCCGATGCTGAAGCGCTCTTTCCGCCGCGTGGCGACCATTGCGGGCCTTGTCGAGCAGAACCATAATGCGGCGCGCAAGACGCTGAAACAGGTGACCTTTTCGACCGACCTGATCTACGACGTCTTGCGCAGGTATGAACCCGATCATGTCCTGCTCAAGCTGGCGCGCGCCGATGCCGAACGCGAACTCCTCGACCTCGACCGCCTGACCGACCTGATCCTGACCTTCCGCAACCGCATCGCCTTTACCGACCTGCCGCGCCCCTCGCCGCTGTCGCTGCCGGTGATCCTCGATGTGCGCACCGAACGCCTGCCGGGCGGCGGGATCGAAGCCCTGTTGCAGCAGGAAAGCGCCGAAGCCGCCGCCCAGCGCCTGATCACGGAGGTGGAGGATGGCCTCGACGACTGA
- the pdeM gene encoding ligase-associated DNA damage response endonuclease PdeM produces MASTTEVDFGGRRMVLDADLALWWPAQRLLAVSDLHFEKSTFLAQFGSPIAPYDTLDTLTRLEGLIARYRPHSLVLLGDSFHDKGAWHRLEATTRIQLLDLCTSVDSCLWIEGNHDVGLIRDDSLTFVDDHVVDGIAFRHEPVESDLPQIVGHFHPKLTTRVRGHRVSGKCFAVNGSLLILPAFGSFTGGLDIHHQVLTDIAGEDAFGRYLVIGRTILRLR; encoded by the coding sequence ATGGCCTCGACGACTGAGGTGGATTTCGGCGGCCGCCGCATGGTCCTCGACGCCGATCTGGCCCTGTGGTGGCCGGCGCAGCGACTGCTGGCCGTCTCCGACCTGCATTTCGAAAAATCGACCTTTCTGGCGCAGTTCGGTTCACCCATCGCGCCCTACGACACGCTTGACACGCTGACGCGGCTGGAGGGCCTGATTGCCCGCTATCGGCCGCACAGCCTGGTCCTGCTGGGCGACAGCTTCCACGACAAAGGCGCGTGGCACAGGCTGGAAGCCACTACGCGCATCCAACTCCTCGACCTGTGCACCTCGGTCGACTCGTGCCTGTGGATCGAGGGCAATCACGATGTCGGCCTGATCCGTGACGACAGCCTGACCTTCGTGGACGATCACGTGGTGGACGGCATCGCCTTCCGCCACGAGCCCGTCGAGTCAGACCTGCCGCAGATCGTCGGCCATTTTCATCCGAAACTGACCACGCGCGTGCGGGGTCACAGGGTCAGCGGCAAGTGCTTTGCCGTGAACGGTTCTCTCCTCATCCTGCCGGCTTTCGGCAGTTTCACCGGCGGACTGGATATCCACCATCAGGTCCTGACGGATATTGCCGGAGAGGATGCCTTCGGTCGATATCTGGTCATCGGGCGCACCATTCTGCGCCTCCGATGA
- a CDS encoding alpha/beta hydrolase — protein sequence MTVVNAIIPFSKAARGLTGCLAAGLLLFASAATPVFAQNDQMTPIAIPSQPDAIVLNTGPLPGAKASESWHSQYGSVFARNVTVATLTPFLPAPGKATGAAVIVAPGGGFRTLSMQNEGWDVARALADKGVAAFVLKYRLNQTPEDMAAFEASMREMFSGAARPPRQTPEQAIAGLSPQIADARAAFALVRSRAKEWHIDADRIGMVGFSAGAMLTMATTLAGEDAKPAFIGDIYGPLSPVTVPADAPPLFVALAADDPLFAHGEFGLIQSWQKAKRPVEFHYYEQGGHGFGMYPKETTSTGWFDAFVSWMKMHGYMKSKN from the coding sequence ATGACTGTTGTGAACGCGATAATCCCTTTCAGTAAAGCGGCGCGCGGCCTTACCGGATGTCTGGCTGCGGGGCTTTTGCTATTTGCGAGCGCTGCGACGCCGGTGTTCGCCCAAAACGACCAGATGACGCCGATCGCCATCCCGTCTCAACCCGATGCCATCGTGCTCAATACAGGTCCGCTACCGGGGGCAAAGGCGTCCGAGTCGTGGCATAGCCAGTACGGCAGCGTGTTCGCCCGCAACGTGACGGTCGCTACGCTCACACCCTTCCTTCCTGCACCCGGGAAGGCGACGGGTGCGGCTGTAATTGTGGCGCCGGGCGGCGGATTCCGCACCTTGTCCATGCAGAATGAAGGCTGGGATGTCGCCCGCGCTCTGGCCGACAAGGGTGTGGCCGCCTTCGTGCTGAAATACCGCCTCAATCAAACGCCCGAAGACATGGCGGCCTTCGAGGCGTCGATGCGCGAGATGTTTTCCGGCGCCGCCCGTCCGCCGCGGCAGACGCCGGAACAGGCCATTGCGGGGCTGTCGCCGCAAATCGCTGACGCCCGTGCCGCGTTCGCGCTCGTCCGGTCACGCGCGAAAGAGTGGCATATCGATGCCGATCGTATCGGCATGGTCGGTTTCTCGGCCGGGGCCATGCTGACCATGGCGACGACGCTGGCCGGTGAAGATGCCAAGCCCGCGTTTATCGGCGACATCTACGGTCCGCTGTCGCCGGTCACCGTGCCTGCCGACGCCCCGCCCTTGTTCGTGGCGCTCGCGGCGGATGATCCGCTGTTCGCGCACGGAGAATTTGGCCTCATACAAAGCTGGCAAAAAGCCAAACGCCCGGTCGAATTCCATTATTACGAACAGGGCGGGCATGGCTTCGGCATGTATCCGAAAGAGACCACGAGCACAGGGTGGTTTGACGCTTTCGTTTCGTGGATGAAGATGCACGGATACATGAAAAGCAAGAATTAA
- a CDS encoding glycoside hydrolase family 3 protein, producing MRQSSRVLRYAALRSLTIALCISMGAAPGAQAQNPLEVQPYQDMSRPAESRAADLVARMTLEEKTSQLINDAPAIPRLGVREYNWWNEGLHGVAAAGYATVFPQAVGLAATWDEPLIHQVADTISIEFRAKYVESRHRFGGSDWFRGLTVWSPNINIFRDPRWGRGQETFGEDPYLTARMGVAFIKGLQGTDPVYYRTVATPKHYAVHSGPEASRHRDNINPSLYDLEDTYLPAFRAAITEGKAVSIMCAYNAINGQPACANDNLLVRHLRKDWGFTGFVVSDCDAVGDIYYKTSHHYRATPEEGVTAAYLAGTDLICGNANEADHLTAAVRKGLLAESTLDQALVRLFTARFRLGQFDPPAKVFPAITAANYDTPAHRDFSQRVAESAIVLLKNEGDILPLKGEPKSIAVIGPNANTVDALVGNYNGEPSHPVTILDGLRARYPQARIRYAQGSGLIDPVMAPVPDDALCRDQNCLQTGVAISLYPEPDMTGPPIRTAFEPNARQIWSGEQRSGAVRFDGYLTAPESGEYRFRYDADGGYRIWIDGKLVIDAWDVDWRPSIATGAIQLQAGHRYALRVEAFQRQNKGDETLLWSLPSDRGARDAMDAARDSDLVVFVAGLSQRVEGEEMRVQTPGFSGGDRTSLDLPPVQQKLLEQVTAVGKPVVLVLVNGSALSVNWADKHVPAIVEAWYPGGQGGAAVARLIAGDFSPAGRLPVTFYRSADQLPAFSDYGMKGRTYRYFKGEALYPFGYGLSYTRFTYAPAKLSAKRIRGDGEVTVSVDVTNAGKRDGDEVVQLYVSHPGVAAPVRALARFQRIHLKAGETQTVTFTLDSRTLSTVDSNGVRMVQPGTVKLWIGGGQPDARKGLTKAAGVSTSISVSSLHRHEP from the coding sequence ATGAGACAATCGAGCCGCGTGCTCCGCTATGCCGCCTTGCGGTCGCTGACGATCGCGCTTTGCATTTCGATGGGCGCCGCTCCAGGCGCGCAGGCACAAAATCCTCTGGAGGTTCAGCCCTATCAGGACATGAGCCGGCCGGCGGAAAGTCGGGCCGCCGATCTGGTCGCCCGGATGACGCTCGAAGAAAAGACGTCGCAACTCATTAATGACGCACCGGCCATTCCCCGGCTGGGCGTGCGCGAATACAACTGGTGGAACGAAGGCCTGCACGGGGTGGCGGCGGCCGGCTACGCCACCGTGTTTCCTCAGGCCGTGGGGCTTGCGGCCACCTGGGACGAGCCGCTCATTCATCAGGTTGCGGACACGATCAGCATCGAATTCCGGGCCAAGTACGTCGAAAGCCGTCATCGCTTCGGCGGCTCGGACTGGTTCAGGGGACTGACCGTCTGGTCCCCCAATATCAATATTTTCCGCGACCCTCGATGGGGACGGGGGCAGGAGACCTTCGGCGAAGATCCCTATCTCACCGCCCGCATGGGCGTCGCCTTCATCAAGGGGTTGCAGGGGACGGATCCGGTCTATTACCGGACGGTCGCGACGCCCAAGCATTATGCGGTTCACAGCGGGCCGGAAGCGAGCCGTCACCGCGACAATATAAACCCGTCCCTTTACGATCTTGAAGACACCTATCTGCCGGCTTTCCGCGCCGCCATTACCGAAGGCAAGGCGGTGTCGATTATGTGCGCTTACAACGCCATCAACGGCCAGCCCGCCTGCGCCAACGACAATCTGCTGGTCAGGCACCTGCGCAAGGATTGGGGGTTCACAGGCTTTGTCGTCTCCGACTGCGACGCGGTGGGCGATATCTACTACAAGACCTCGCACCACTATCGGGCCACGCCGGAGGAAGGCGTCACCGCCGCCTATCTGGCGGGTACGGATCTGATCTGCGGTAATGCCAACGAAGCGGACCACCTGACCGCCGCGGTGCGCAAGGGCCTGCTGGCGGAAAGCACATTGGATCAGGCGCTTGTCCGATTGTTCACCGCGCGCTTCAGGCTGGGGCAATTCGATCCGCCGGCGAAGGTTTTTCCGGCCATTACCGCCGCCAATTACGACACGCCGGCCCATCGCGATTTTTCGCAGCGCGTGGCGGAGTCAGCGATAGTGCTGCTGAAGAACGAGGGCGATATTCTGCCTCTCAAAGGCGAGCCCAAATCCATTGCGGTTATTGGCCCCAACGCCAACACCGTGGATGCCCTGGTCGGCAATTATAACGGTGAACCGTCGCATCCGGTCACCATTCTCGACGGCCTGCGCGCCCGCTATCCCCAGGCCCGGATACGCTACGCGCAGGGTTCCGGCCTGATCGATCCGGTCATGGCGCCGGTGCCGGACGACGCCCTTTGCCGTGATCAGAACTGCCTGCAGACAGGCGTCGCGATCAGCCTCTATCCGGAGCCGGACATGACCGGTCCTCCGATCCGCACGGCTTTTGAACCTAATGCCCGTCAAATCTGGTCAGGTGAGCAACGCAGCGGCGCGGTGCGGTTTGACGGATATCTTACCGCGCCGGAAAGCGGCGAGTATCGCTTCCGCTACGATGCTGACGGCGGATATCGCATCTGGATCGATGGCAAGCTGGTCATTGACGCCTGGGATGTCGACTGGCGTCCATCGATCGCCACGGGCGCCATCCAGCTCCAGGCGGGTCACCGCTATGCGCTGCGCGTCGAGGCCTTCCAGCGGCAGAACAAGGGTGATGAGACACTCCTTTGGAGTCTGCCATCCGATCGGGGGGCGCGAGACGCCATGGATGCCGCCCGGGACTCCGATCTGGTGGTCTTCGTAGCGGGCCTGTCGCAACGGGTGGAGGGCGAGGAAATGCGGGTGCAGACCCCCGGCTTTTCGGGTGGCGACCGCACCAGCCTCGACCTGCCCCCCGTGCAGCAAAAGCTGCTGGAACAGGTGACGGCCGTCGGGAAACCCGTGGTGCTGGTGCTTGTCAACGGCAGCGCCTTGAGCGTCAACTGGGCGGACAAGCACGTGCCGGCGATTGTCGAGGCCTGGTATCCCGGCGGGCAGGGTGGAGCCGCCGTGGCGCGGCTGATCGCGGGCGACTTCAGCCCAGCGGGACGTTTGCCGGTAACCTTCTATCGTTCCGCCGACCAGTTACCGGCGTTCAGCGACTACGGCATGAAGGGGCGCACCTATCGATATTTCAAAGGCGAGGCTCTGTATCCGTTCGGTTACGGCCTGTCCTACACGCGCTTTACCTACGCTCCGGCGAAACTGTCGGCAAAGCGCATAAGGGGCGATGGCGAAGTGACCGTGTCGGTGGACGTCACCAACGCAGGAAAGCGGGATGGAGATGAAGTGGTTCAGCTCTATGTCAGTCATCCCGGCGTCGCCGCGCCGGTGCGGGCGCTGGCGCGTTTTCAACGCATCCACCTGAAAGCCGGTGAAACGCAAACCGTGACCTTCACGCTGGACAGCCGGACGCTCAGCACCGTGGACTCTAACGGCGTCCGTATGGTTCAACCGGGAACGGTGAAGCTGTGGATCGGCGGGGGACAGCCCGACGCCCGAAAAGGGCTGACCAAGGCTGCGGGCGTCTCAACCTCGATCTCCGTCAGTTCCCTGCATAGGCATGAACCTTAA
- a CDS encoding alpha-N-arabinofuranosidase: MKSSVFLAVVAAVALPGAIWAQDRVDVTLDAAKPGARIDRRIFGQFAEHLGEGIYGGIWVGKDSSIPHTRGIRNDVVAALKAIKVPVVRWPGGCFADEYHWRRGIGEKRQPMMNANWGGVVEPNTFGTDEFMDFAQQIGAEAYISVNVGSGTPGEAAEWLEYMTASTEDALGAERAKNGHAAPYKVPFVGLGNESWDCGGGMSADFYVSQMKLHARFVRNYNPDQPMQRIAVGPNGGDTAYTEAVMKAYQGHSWAWSIEGLSLHSYTHGGWPPSYKATGFDEKAYAALLKDTLSMEELVTTHSAIMDKYDPEKKVALVVDEWGSWLAPTPGTNPGFLMQQNSQRDAIIAGLNLNIFARHADRVRMANIAQMVNVLQAMILTDKERMLLTPTYHVFRMYLPFQDATLLPVAFEAGRYQHGEVTLPRLDAMAAKGADGKVYLSLINLDPNRPADIDVAALGFKVKSASGETLAAAKFDAINTFEAPNTVMPKSLTTKVSNGKAVVRLAPASVTVLALNP, translated from the coding sequence ATGAAATCATCAGTCTTTCTGGCGGTTGTGGCCGCCGTCGCTCTTCCTGGCGCGATATGGGCTCAAGACCGCGTAGACGTGACGCTCGATGCCGCGAAGCCGGGCGCCCGGATCGACCGTCGCATATTCGGGCAGTTCGCCGAACATCTGGGCGAAGGCATATATGGCGGCATCTGGGTCGGGAAAGACTCTTCCATTCCCCATACTCGCGGCATCCGCAATGACGTGGTCGCGGCCCTGAAGGCGATCAAGGTGCCCGTGGTCCGCTGGCCGGGCGGCTGCTTTGCCGACGAATATCACTGGCGCCGGGGTATAGGCGAAAAGCGCCAGCCCATGATGAACGCCAACTGGGGCGGCGTCGTTGAACCGAACACCTTCGGCACCGACGAATTCATGGATTTTGCTCAGCAGATCGGTGCGGAAGCCTATATTTCGGTCAATGTCGGGTCGGGTACGCCGGGTGAGGCGGCCGAATGGCTCGAATATATGACCGCCAGCACCGAGGACGCTCTGGGTGCGGAGCGCGCAAAGAACGGTCATGCCGCGCCCTATAAGGTGCCTTTCGTCGGTCTCGGCAATGAAAGCTGGGACTGTGGCGGCGGCATGTCGGCCGATTTCTACGTCAGCCAGATGAAACTGCACGCGCGTTTCGTGCGCAACTATAATCCGGACCAGCCTATGCAGCGGATCGCTGTCGGTCCCAATGGCGGCGATACGGCCTATACCGAAGCCGTCATGAAGGCCTATCAGGGGCATAGCTGGGCGTGGAGCATCGAAGGGCTGTCGCTGCATTCCTACACGCATGGCGGCTGGCCGCCTTCCTATAAGGCGACCGGTTTTGATGAAAAGGCCTATGCCGCGCTGCTTAAAGACACGCTGAGCATGGAAGAACTGGTCACCACACATTCGGCGATCATGGATAAATACGATCCCGAAAAGAAGGTGGCTCTGGTGGTGGACGAATGGGGCTCCTGGCTGGCCCCGACGCCCGGCACCAACCCCGGCTTCCTCATGCAGCAGAACTCGCAGCGCGACGCCATTATCGCCGGTCTCAACCTGAACATTTTCGCGCGCCACGCCGATCGTGTCCGCATGGCGAACATTGCCCAGATGGTCAATGTGCTGCAGGCGATGATCCTGACCGACAAGGAGCGGATGCTGCTCACACCGACCTACCATGTGTTCAGGATGTATCTGCCGTTTCAGGACGCGACCCTGCTGCCGGTCGCGTTCGAGGCGGGGCGCTATCAGCACGGCGAGGTGACGCTGCCGCGCCTCGATGCGATGGCCGCCAAAGGGGCGGACGGCAAGGTCTATCTTTCGCTGATCAATCTCGATCCCAATCGCCCGGCGGATATCGATGTGGCCGCATTGGGTTTCAAGGTGAAATCCGCATCGGGAGAAACGCTTGCTGCGGCGAAATTCGATGCGATCAACACGTTCGAGGCACCCAATACGGTGATGCCAAAATCCCTTACGACGAAAGTATCGAACGGCAAGGCCGTGGTGCGTCTGGCCCCGGCGTCGGTCACCGTTCTCGCTCTTAACCCCTAG